Part of the Calliopsis andreniformis isolate RMS-2024a chromosome 12, iyCalAndr_principal, whole genome shotgun sequence genome, GAGGAAATACCGTTTATGCTGACAAGTGCATTTAGCTCTTTCAATACGACTTTGACCAATGATatcataaatataaaatttattatatttaaaatatgaagaTAGTAAAAATTTATTACTGTACACGTAGTAGAGATAGATGCATACAATGTTTCAACATTTTAGTACTTCATGAAATTTATAGGGATATTTCAGCTGGTTTGAAAGGATTAATCTTTTGAATTGGTAATCAAATAGAAttgaatactctattgagtttaTGTGGAATAGTTATAATTATAAACACTAAAAGTAAAGTATTAATCTGTCTTACCTATTTTTGAATCTATATTTTATtctattcttattttattttgacaTTCAGTAAATCTAACATGTAGCTCTGTGactaatttttataattttataattcatcgatataaataaaaattattttttaatattattgaaaGCAAGTCGTGTATTTAACTTAAATAAAGCTTACAGACTTActtgtaattaataaataacaCTTCATTGAAAACTACGTTATAAATATTCAATTCccttatattaaaattttaatttaataatattaaatttaaaatttctcaAAACGGATTCCTGAATGTATTTCCAGAAAATATGACAAATATTTTTATCATATACTTAGCATAATcatttgcaaatttaaaaatatgagtATTTCTACATAAGTACAGGTATTTATTTCTACAAAAATTTGATTACTATCATGAATGTCTACCAACATTCCAAGGTTAACATCAATCTAAATTCATGAATATTAATGTAACTACGACGTCGTATTTGTGTGGGTAGAATGAAATATCATTCAGAAACAGATGTTTCACTACATATAATTGCGAAGTATTTAAAATGGTGCCAGCAATAAGAACATGCACAACTATAATATCTACTTATTGTTGGCTATACTTTGTATTCGCAATTAGTAGACTTCAATGTTCCGCAAAGTAATATTTGAACCTTACTCTAGATACGTGACGTCTGAATGAGTAATGAACAACTGTTTGTTAAATGTTGCATACGTGAGACACTTAATGAAGAAGACACTTCAGTCCTCGGTAAGCACTTCACAAGAGTTATACAATAGAACGGTAGTGTTTCGTGTTAGTCATCATTTTCAAAATTTATGTTATAAGTTAGCTAAATtcagaaaatttatattttaatataaaaaccaTTCAAATTTCTGTTTTTAATTCTCCATTATTCAGTTAAATGTGACTATTACTGTagagaagtttgtaaaaaaagtgtattaacaggaattaaacaaataaaatacagaagaaaaacaaaaataaaaatggaGAACCAAAAATAACTTTTACCATAGtgtacaatataattatttaaaaaactattttttatatttaattgaaATACCTATATTTACGACTATGTTTTAACTTTTAACGATTATGGAGTCAAATTTCAATGTGAAAATTTCTATAAAACACTATTACTTAAATTGTCTTATGTGGAAAATATTTTGTACGTACCTAAATATGCACTAATAATTAAAAATCTAATGATAATCCTATAATCTTTGTGGCGAAATGTGAAACATGTTTCGCAGAATTGTCTTCAATTGGACCATAGAGATTTAATTATCTTGGGCATCTGCAGGTACGTGCTAGTTTATTGAAGCTGGCAGTGTTTCGGCCACGCGAAGAGAAAGTGACAGATGAGGTATAACGATCGATAGTCAGACACTGGTGGATCCTATCTGAATATtcccacagatttcaatgcaccTTCAAAGGTAAATTACTCGAATTTGAGCTACACTGTTCAATCCTGTGTGAACTTTTCCTCATAATCATCCTCGTTATAACAATTTTACGCAATACTCGTACATTTTGTAACTAACTCATTACAAAAGAATaaagaagaagaaataaaacTCTTCTTCAAACTGCAGTCACAAGCTACACATTTTTACTTCATCTAAAAACTCTATAAATCGAACGAGAGCTGAATCAATACAATTACAAGTACACTAGAACTACATTTATACTAACTTCATTTGTTGGAATGAAATTTTACTCAATAACCGATGTAGTGAACTTCTACTAAACTCTTGTTATCAGAGCCATTATCGAGCATAACTTCAGTTATATGAACACTTATGTGACTCGTACTCGAACGTTATAAATTTATAGATTTTAATGTTTTATAACATCATGAACCGTTAGAAGTATATACTTATATTATTAATTCATTCAAAACAGTTCATAGTGTTTTTCtatatttcaatttcaaaatAAATTCTTCTAAAGAAATTTGTAAATTAATAACCAGAAAAGAAGAGGTTATTGAATAAAGCAATAATTACAGTATTAATTGAAAGAAATCACAATTACAAATATTTCATATTGAATTTCGTTTAAAAGAAGCAGCACGAACTTTTCTGTTGACAATAAGCCGCGAATTTTTCGTTTCGCGGATTTCCAGCCTCATTAACAGTATATTATTCATGTACAATTATTATGGCAACGCCCACTGTGACTTTATAATTGGAGTTACAAATCGTCTTTTATGAGGACATAtttataaattacaatttttcatttatatacAACGAGCAACATTTTCTCTATCGCATGATTTTGTTTCTTCATGCACAGGATTCGTtgttgctgtatttacatttacTCCACATAATTTAGAATCAAATTCAAAGAATATTCATTTAGGGCAAAGGTGTAAACTGAGAGATCGGGCAAAATTAGAATCACTGTCATTCAATCAATGCAGAAACCGTGAACACATTATCTGACCCTATTGACCCAAAACCTATTCCTCGGATGGAAAAGTAAGAGATAATAAAGAGGACCAGCGAATCCAATTATCTACACGAACGATTCATCCGAAATATCTTATCTGTCTAATGTGTTTGGATAAAGGAAATTCTACTGCCTTTAAATATCCAATTGTTAATTATTGACTTTCTAGTTAGATGGCAGAACTTGATATTTAATAGTTTTCTAATTTTTCACTAAAGCGATTTTAAAATTAGATACAACAATAGGTATAAATTCACATGTGATAAATTGCTACCATGTTTTTTTTAAACTACGTAATATACAGTATACAGATGTGATTTTTTCAGATTGATAGATCTAATCTAGGTACACATAGAGGAGTACGtatctcaattttgaaaaaagtgaCATATCAGCTTTTGTCATCTGACTACAGAACTATGAACCTTTAATTGCTCTGAAATATCTAACAATAAATCGCACACATTCCATCAAAGCTTCATATGATGTCTAAGCATTTAGATTCCATCAAAATGACATTGATTAGTCTCCAATTAGTCCACGAAAGGCTGACGGAAGAAAAGATAGATAAGAAAGTTTGGAACACTGGGATTGGAGTACGCCCAGAAGAGAAGGAAGTAACAGGCGAGTGGAGGCAAGGATGAAGGTGATGGCAGTAGCGTAACTGCCAGAAGGGGAATGTACAGCTACCAGCAGCCGACGCCAGTATCGACCAGTCGCACACGCGTACATCTACATCTCGTCTGGATGGTCGGAAACGATTCCTCTGCGATTATTCGATCCATCAGGTTACTACTCCCTTTCTCGTGAGAGTCAAACGTCGGATGCGAAAGCTCTAGCTTGATCGATGTACAAATACAGACCAAAGATTACGCGACAGAGCAGGGTGAACGACAACGCACTTGCCAGAATCGATTGCGTTCACTCAAACGTATAGTTGGCACTTGATCCACTGGTGCTAACGCATATTTTTTATATCTACCAGTATCATAAATAATTTTGCTAGTTTTAGCTTTTTGCcagtattaaaaatattgtatttatcTTAATCTTAAATATGATAATAAAGTTCTTGATGAATATAACTTTTATCAGTATGTACTTCTATTAGTTAGTTTTGCTGACAAAATAAGTATAAGGGAGTAGAGTAGAGAGAAAAATGTGGGTAGAGTTAGATAGATAAATAATAGGTGCAATTTTTTCTCTTACAAAATGAATCGGTCGTAAGTTCAACTTGAATAGATTATATCTTTCAGTATTTATGGAAATtcttttttctattatttacTGATTTGCTAGAATGTTTTATAGAATAAATGGGTATCTGGTAGCTTTTCTTTCTCAGATAGGTAGAAGAATATATAACCCTCTTTCttgtttgtttcttttttcaagTAAAATGGcaaaaaaattgttgcattgcaAAAACGAAAGAAGAAATTCAAATACTAAATTATTGCAAAAATGTTGGCTGTAAAGTACTGAAAAATCTATGGAACTACAGAAGCACAATATTCTCTTACTATAAACTTGTTGCTATATTTGTATAGCTTGAAAATAACGAGAAAAAAATTTTGCTTGTCTACACTGTTACTTATACCTTCGATAAAAGCAAAGTGGACTACTCTAAGCATGAGTTAACTATACACTCGTTCACTATACACTCATCAGTGACCTATTAGCCTATAGAAGAAGTACTGTACCTAATTATAGACTATTTTTTTACCATATTCTCACAACTCATTAACAATAATGTCACAGCAAATTATACATGCCTGAGGTCAAGTCACATGCTACATATTTACATATTCACCTCATCAAATAAATCTGTAAGAGCGTATGAAAGTTACCCTCATTTCCGTTTAAATAAATCAAGAATACATTATACATGGTAACCAACTCATAACAAGAGAATACTATAATTGCACCTAATCTACTCGATGCAGAGTTAATTATGCACCAATAGCTGTGGACTACACAATCAGCGAGGCAGACCTCCCAAAAGCTTATAAGGTGTCGAACGATGCTACTCATTACCAGGTGTTTTCTTCGCATGATAAATAACCTCACATCATAACTGGCCATGTTTCATGAGGAAAAAGAGTCACAGAGGAAGCTGTGACCACAGAAAAAGAAGACGAAAGGCAGTAGAATCGTTGAGGTGCAATCTTCATGGATTATCGGGTTCAAAAGGCTTAATACACAAAGACCGCCCAAGGCAGGTGGATACGATGAAGTTGAGAGGGTGTGTCTCAGGAAAAAAGGGGATGAATAGCGGTGAAACGAAAGGGGTCCGCGATAACTGTTGATCTCTTGCCGTCTCTGCCCTTGAACGGCGGAAGCAGGACAGAAATGAGCATGTGATATTATCTCGATGACAATAAGACTTCCAATACGGCATTTACCCAGCAATCGATCGACTAAAATGTCCCTTTGTGCCGGCCCCTGGTCTTCTATCGTGACGATCCAGGATTGGACAATGCCACCCAATAACGTAAATTAACCAGTCGGGGATTCCCTAGCCGATGTACCCTCGACACCGTCGTTCTTACATCATTCTGTCACGGAGAGGTTAAAATACGGCAGCTTCCTTTGCGTAAATTGTTTCATACGGTCAACCATGAAAATCGCATTCGGGACTTGGGTTTGTTCAGTGGCGTGTTGCCGCAGTATTCATAGTTTCCTGCATGTACGTCGTGTTCGGTGGAAGGTGTGGTTGATGCTCGCTTTCATTGTACTTTGCTTTCGCGATTTATCCTTCGAGGTGAAATTTTATTTACTGGGCGTGTTTGCTTTATGCATTTCAATATGGGTTACTGTTTGACTTTTGCCCTTCGAAATATACGTAGGTACTGCCAACACGAAGTAGATATATGTAGAAATTAAATGGTGGAAGTACCACGTTTCTGTGAGGATTCAGTCATCATAGGGAAAATCAACAAAATTGATTACTCCAATTTAGCTTcataatttatataattatctTGAAAAAATAGTAGTTACCTTAATGTAAGATGGAAATAAATGTAATATTGATTTCCAAATAAACACTgtgtaattaaaataatttaatcatgTAGACACTGTTAATGCCTACGTATTCTTTAATGgaatatttaaagaaaattaaattctaATCTAAGAAATCCAAAGAATAAAACAAAATTTGTGCGACGAGTCATTAAAATTACAGCAAATTATTCGGTGCACCGTTTTCTGGAACATTTTTTACTAGTTTCATGGCAGTTATGTTATCGTGGTGGAACGCGCTCCATATCCCCACTTCGCCACTCTTTTTACGAAAGGGTGGATAAAACGCAACGCGAAATTGTGCGCGGCTCGTCATGTCAAGTATAATGACTCTTCCTTCACGGTACGTAACGTCTACCTACGCGCGCGCTATCCAGACTTCATCACAAAGCAGCATATCGGTATAAAAGTAAACAAGAAGTGGCAGCGAAaccattttcatattttatttttctacaataaaaatgtcgaAATCGAGCTTTCGTGGAACAAATTTTGCTTGTGCAGGGAACGTGACTATCTCTAATCTTTCTGTGTCATtcaagtcatttctatgtcaagTACTCCTACCACCTACATCACTGACAATTGAGTATCTATATTCTGTTGCAATTATAAAATGGTAGTACTTTATATGGATTCAACGAAACTCGTTATTCTTTGAACAATATTCCAATTGGACTAGATTAAAAGTTAAAAAAGATATTTGATTTTTCGTTTTCTTCTCGTGGCAAAGAAAAATTTATTGTAGGTGAGGTATTTGGCAGTAATACTCATACCTTTTAGAGTTACACTAATtgtacataatataaatactatggCAACGATGCAATCAAATTTTAGAAGCACCTACTTTACAAATAAGTAGCATGATTTAAGTTACTTATAAATGTGCAGTGTTCtatgtttttaattttaattttcttctcCATTGATGGATAGTATCACATTATTGTAGTATTGCTATTATCGACATttataataattgaatattgcaaatgcagaaatatttgaaattccgatattaatattataaaatattgaatTACTATGAAAATATCGTTTATTCTTTAAATTGTATCGAATTTTCCGTTTATCGAAGTATTCGAATAATTTCAGCTGTACCTTGAGCGAACGATTAAATTGCTTCGTTAAGAATTTTAACGAGGACGTCATCCAATCTCCGACAGTTTCAGATACACTTGTTGTACCAAAATAAATTATTTGCCAAAGACAGGTTTCACTGCGTGAAGCTTCGATGAATAATTATTCTCTCAGAAGCAGTTGGTGGGACTAATGGAAACCATTTTAAATATAGCTATTACGTTATACTTAATTTCTGTGTAACTAGACGGTCAGCTTTCTTTGtacaaaaaatgtttatttatatcatattgagGGAAAGTAGATTAAACATTATATCGAGCTAAATTATCTTAGTAAATACGAATGAAATTCTGAAATATTATTTGAAGAAAAAGAAACATAGACCATTTATTTTAAGACTTTGCATAAAAATATTACGATtaataaatacaattaaataaacATCAGTCATAAACTTGATATTTCATTGTTTGTATATTCTAAGTCTTAGAAGTCTTAAATTTAGgtcaaacttttgttcttaaacATGCAACGAAGAGTCCAACATCTAAACGTCACAATACGCCATAAAACGTGATAAACTATAGTCAGACATAATAAGAAAGACGACATATTTGTTTCCCCTTCTGGAAAACCTACGCAAATAGTAGAACGATTAATTAATCGATATTCTTATAGTCCAGATTTCATTGTATAAACCCCTTAACATGTAACTTTTCTTCACTTAAAAtctgaaaaattaataattcccTTTTGCAGAATATAAAATTCCAGTTATAAGTGTTTATTAAGgggtttaaaaaaattatagctattttgATCATTTACTCACTCTTAAAAATCTGTAGTATCGATCAACGATAAGTCGTCCAgttacttttttttaataattcatcTCATGGTGACCTCCATGATCTCCTTCGTGGACCCCTTTATGTGGGttgtataatataaaaaatgttatgcaccaaatacaaaataggaaAAGTAAAATAAGTAACATTATTGTATTAAATTTATCCCATCCGAATATTATTTCATTAGCCGATTTAAATTCCTTTTTGTATGCATATGTGGCATTTATATCGGAAATTCTTTCTGTACTTTGATTATTTGACTTCATCTTCAACTTTCATGCAGTTACAGTATCACAAGAAGTATTTTATTGTCGGTTTAACTGCGTTCCTTATACTGACGGCAGACAAAATGATTGAaacgttgattatattctacacacaaacaaGGAAGCTTGATTAGATAACGTGTGAGCTCAATTGATTAAGAGAATTCCTGTAATCATAGAATAAATTCAGAAGTTACATTTGATGAAATTATTTTAGTGTATTGAGAATGCAATTGATGCAATAATACTCAGAGTATTAAAAAGCAATGAATGTTTGTCCTTTATAGGATAATAAAATCCGTAATGATTAAAATACAGTTGACATACTGCTCTGTTTTATGGTGGATTCATTTTAGACTGAATTAAATGGcaataatataatttataacgAACTATAATTTCATCGGAAAAAAATGAAAGTAATTTGTATGTCTCTAAAAAActaattacaaaattttaatcttttatttgtagcaaaaatttaattaaaagaagcttaattaaaaatttaattatagaaTTAAAGATTAACTGTGGAACCTAGTTGAATTAAATAATACTGAAAATATATTCCAACTTTTTTTCATAATCCATACAAATATCTAAGTGTATGTATGTACGATAAACAATAATAAATAACATATATTTTAAATGGTATAAATTGATTTTTAATCATGAGTTGAATTACATATTATGATAGAAATATACAACTTTACGTACAACAGAATATGAATGTATAATAGAAGTGGGTAAAAGAAGAAATCTAAAAGCAACAGTCGTTACTGTCACCGTTGAATCTGTCCCAAGCAAATAGCCAATAACCAAGGGCTGCACCGATTCCTACGGCGACACAAAGCCAGACATTGTACGTCATAAAAATTAACATAAGGAAATACCCTATGATCAGTCGAATCACGTGAATAATTGTTTGAAGAAGGTGTAGCTTAGAAAACAGTAATGCTCTGAAACAATATAGGCTCACGCTGCATTTTTTTATCTTTGATGAGATAGAAATGATATAGCTAATCCTAGACAAACAATGCATGAACTATATTTTAGTTGAGATATTTACTTTTTATACAACAATCAGCTACATACATAAGAACACCGATGCATacgaagaatattttattgtttaAGATTAAGATTACTTTGAACGGATTAAAGTTTCaattaaattcaattatttgcttcactctaatgaacaattgcatggttaaaatattttactgttacgaaataaatgttattatagctatttttGCCAGAGCAAACAGATGTtcacaaatagaaaacaaatattttttatccatatttttcccttttataaaataataaaatgttaCAAAATTGCAAGATGATATGAAAGctacaataaaaaataataatagtttGTGTCGTAATGATATGttttatacataataaatatacgaTTGTAGTATTTATAGAAGAAGAATACATACGTTCTTGATCTTTTTCCTTTACTTTTTAAGAAACGTGCTGAATGAATGCAAAGGTGATCACTATACAGTGTGAGAAAAGAACATACACGTTAATATGAATTAATCAAATAatttctatgataattataacaatGTCACTTACTCGTAACTTTTTAAGCCTTCATAGATGGATGTTAAGAGAATAATTCCTATTACTGACCACCCAATTCCTTGACGATCTACCACATTCCATGTATCaaacaaaataatttcattttcacCAAGGTGAAAGGACATCTAACAAATTTACTTTATGTAATGACAAAATCCGTTATTTGTATTATGACATGCCTATTGCTCACTATTGAAGTACTTACATGCATTTTGTAAGAACCAGTAGAGTTCACTGAACACTTCTAATGATACTGTACTGTCTGATGAGTTCGTTTAGCGCTTTCGTTTCTTTATCAGTCTACAGATATCATATCTGTGTGATCAACTGTActttcattaaattaaaaagggTTAACATTTTTTATAAGCAAAACTAATTGTTAAAGAAACATCTTCGTTAATAAAATGTGTTTaacatttataaaaattaattatacaaCGTGAATTATTTAACTGAATTAACAGAAATATAGAATAATCAAATTGTTATTTAGTCTTACAGAAAGCAatcgaaaatatagaatgaaATTGATTATTCCCTTACTTCGTTTTCGAAGAAATTCTGTTTAAATATTACCCGAGTGTACGTGCATCGAAGTATGAAATTTTAGGCACTCGAGTAAGATAAACAacagtctgaccactgactgcaTGTATCTACTAGAAAACGTTCTCCACGCCCTACGGCATATGTATACTCTCTTCAAGCGTTTAAAACTGTACTTCAACTACATATGCATTAAACTaatattcaaactcaattttctgtaAAGTGAAACCTAATATCAAAAAACTATATCGTATATCTTTAACTGATTTTTTCATCTTTCATCTTTTAGTTTATACCACCCATTTTGTGATATGAGATATTAAGAATTGTATATCTTAAATAATGATTACTTATATAACTTACAAAATTCTCCTCATAACTGAGCCTCGAGATAGAAACACAGTACTCGGCATTATTTCTATAGTTACTCTACATATATTATCTCTCACTTGTTGCCTAAAGGAAATCCTAAAGCCTTGGTCAGACTAGTTAAGTTACTGGAATTGAAACAGTTTGAACGTAAGTGATTTGAAGcaacttgaccaatgtgaacctgttattttacttgacttgaaacattcccttcaagtttctattttgtctaggtacgtttacattaggcaaGTTAGTGGAATTCAAGTAGCTTGAATACAAGTGATTTGGGGCAGtttgaccaatgtgaatgtgttatattacttgacttgaaacatCTTTTCAATCACCAAGTAAAATTGACGTTCTTTtaacttttccttgccttgaaatacaaATTAATTGATTCAAACCATTTGAATCCAAATAACTTAATTTCTGTAAACACAAACTTGACATCATGCTATTTGAATCTAAGTGGCTTGAATTTAAGTAACTTAAACTCAAGCGGctggaattcaagtaacttaactAATCTGAACGAAGCTTAAGCGAAGAAAACAATATCGCGCTAAATATTACGCTATTCTTAAAATTGTCACACTTTTAAGTGCTCTAAATTGCAGTTGTGCAAAGTTGTCTGGACTGATTACCTAGCTGTCAAAAAAACATCTCTCATCttaacaatatacatacaaatcATGAGAACAGATCAGTCTATTAATAACTAAGAATAAAGTTGACTACTTTGGAGTACATTGAAACCGCCataagtatttttaattttttgctaAGTGCCATTTTTAAAGACACAGGGGTTACAGAGTACAGAATCAAATAGTTGTTATCAACAAATAACATTCTAAGTAAGAATTCTTAAGGATGCAGAACCACAAAAGTAAAATAATCAGAAATTCAAAATAAGAATTCTCTAGGATTTAAATACATATTGCCACGAAAGTAATTTTACGTAAGAATTCTCAAAGATTTAGCACCATAATACCACAGAAGTGAAATAATCAGAAACAATACAAATTTTGACTTCTTCGTGATCAGGCAGCCATTTCACACCACCGTGCGTCGCACAGTATTCGAAATAAAATTATGTAATTAAAGAAGAAAGCAATTACATTTATTAGAAAGATTTCAATGTTACATTCACATtcgtaattttaataatatatgtaagtaataagaaaaataataaagaaaaatgCAGAACAATAGAAAAAAACAATATCGGTCCCAACATTAAAGTTGCATTATAAAAAAAAGTAGCACAAAGTAGCAGctaatttttagaaaaattacAGAACTGAACTTAAACTATAAGCTCATGGAAGAATTCTATCAAATACGTCTCAATTCAGCAAGTTCTACTTTAAAAACTAAGACAATTGTAACaaaaaattttctatttttgagTGCATCTAATCAAAATGGTCATAAATTCTTTTAAATCTGTTTACTACGACAATAAAGAACACGTTTTTCTCCACAAAATTCATGAAACATAAATTAACTCAATATTGACATCATTGCTcgttaaaataagaaatatcacCGTCAAACAACATTTTTAAAGACGTTGCAAATTACAGACTTCAGCGCAAGAATAAACAATCTTTAATggtaaataaaatttcaaacagaaattctgaaaaattgaaaaacttcATGACGCCAAAGGAATGATCAGAGATGTTCAAAATGTTGACTTCGCGGTCAGGCAGCCGTTTCAGTCCACCGTGCATCATAGGCGTCGCGAAGACCCCATACGTACACACATAGTAGTGGATGTTAAGTTAATCGATTTCTCTTTCTGTCGCTTCGGCAGAGAGGGTGTCCTCCCCGCTTCGCGATCAGCCAAGATGCCCGGCCTGCGTGAACGAGCCGGGCGCAACCTGTGGCTGATCCTGACCGCCGCGCCTCCCTGCGTCCGGAAATTCAGCCACGCTCGATTCTCAAACTCCCTCGGCTCAGTGCCATTCTCGCCGTTCGGCTGCTTGCACGGTGGCCACGAGAGAGACGTCGCGTCTCTCTTCGTGCGAGGGAAGCCTAGTCTCGTCCATCGGAACCAGCGGGGATTAATCAAACGGGCAGCAATGCGATCGCGGCCTGTGCAGCCGCGAACTCGTACAGCCGCGACGAGCCGCCGCGCCGTTTCCCTCGGCCAGAGCCGCGTACATACGCGCACGTAAATATTTCCGCCCGGCACGATGTTTGAGTAGTCGGCGCTGACCTGCCGGTTCCTACGCTGTTGCTCCGAGGAGACGACGCACGGAGACGGTAAGCATGATCGACATCGCGAGCGCGGCCGCTGGATCTTCCCCGATTAAGGGAAGTCCTTCCCTCGACGTATCTCGCGAATCGCTCGCGTTCTCTTCGATCAGCTGAAGGTTAGTCCGAGAATAAGTGCGTACACCCCTCGAGTCGCAGAGTCTCTCTACCCGTTTGTCATTATGCTAAGTTGGGACTCGGAGGTTTGGGATTATGGTGGTTGGAGGATTCTAGATTTGGTTGAGGCGATGGAATTCATTTTTTTCGAATTTCTTAGGCGTGTGTTGGTTGTGCGAAGAGCTTGTCTCTGTATCACTATTTTCGATCGTTTGGAGGGATTTCGCGGCGGCGAGACTGGGCAGGGTCAATGTTCTATCACGATGTGTTCGTGTATCAGGCGCGCACACGGATGCCGTTTGTCGTGTGACTGATAGATGTAGGGTGGTAGGAAAAGTTGTGCATTGTTTCTttagttttcttctttttttcttttggaGAGGCTAGTGGCTGATGTAGGGCGATTCTTGGATGCTTTAATTTTGGACGAATATTCTACTCTGGTATTGAGGGGGTTTTAGGTGTAAGTAGAAAAA contains:
- the LOC143186250 gene encoding protein SLC31A2 codes for the protein MHMSFHLGENEIILFDTWNVVDRQGIGWSVIGIILLTSIYEGLKSYDDHLCIHSARFLKSKGKRSRTALLFSKLHLLQTIIHVIRLIIGYFLMLIFMTYNVWLCVAVGIGAALGYWLFAWDRFNGDSNDCCF